From a single Sporosarcina oncorhynchi genomic region:
- a CDS encoding DUF4317 domain-containing protein — translation MNKRDIADIRKHFKAGTDLLKINTIYNVYIQAESSEIFHEVSQPFALLDEEQQDLFFTNFKKVLGGKLGVKLFEVKFVRQSDNEDDNEEHAQKILYDGLQTDDIGNWRENMQRMALKMVQDFHYEKDLVITFIRGNYYKPTKRSKDETDSDIRDEVYSTPFILCSMNQTDLPKRSLVFDFNEKEFKSSITLDPIVNTTSPVGGFLFPCFTDNAADVNHILYAAGKTNKPDHRFIEDVLNGEEIMTAEDNKTVFEEIVKEVMGEEIDSRTLAGVYDEIHNMLMVEEDNKEDGDAIPLLDTKEVERVLKAGGVKEVSTEKVERAFQKILEDKTYEMNANDVVPSFTSKSIKISTKVADISINPADLRYVRQVTVDGRLCLLIEVEEDAMVEGFKLISEELLK, via the coding sequence ATGAATAAAAGGGACATCGCGGATATTCGCAAGCACTTTAAAGCGGGAACTGATTTGTTAAAAATTAACACGATTTACAACGTATATATCCAAGCGGAGAGTAGTGAAATTTTCCATGAAGTAAGCCAGCCTTTCGCTTTGCTCGATGAGGAGCAACAGGATTTGTTCTTTACGAACTTTAAGAAAGTGCTTGGTGGCAAGTTAGGTGTGAAACTGTTTGAAGTGAAATTCGTGAGACAATCGGATAATGAAGACGACAACGAAGAGCATGCACAAAAGATTTTGTATGATGGGCTTCAGACCGATGATATCGGCAATTGGCGGGAAAATATGCAACGTATGGCGCTGAAGATGGTGCAGGACTTCCATTACGAGAAGGATCTTGTGATTACGTTCATCCGCGGCAATTATTACAAGCCGACGAAGCGCAGCAAAGATGAGACGGACAGCGACATCCGTGACGAAGTGTATTCAACCCCGTTCATCCTCTGCAGCATGAACCAGACAGATTTACCGAAACGATCGCTCGTATTCGACTTCAATGAAAAAGAATTCAAATCGAGCATCACGCTAGATCCTATCGTCAACACCACGTCCCCGGTAGGTGGTTTCCTGTTCCCGTGTTTCACGGATAATGCAGCGGATGTGAATCACATTTTGTATGCGGCGGGCAAGACAAACAAGCCTGATCATCGGTTCATTGAAGATGTGTTGAATGGAGAAGAAATCATGACGGCCGAAGACAATAAGACGGTGTTCGAAGAAATTGTGAAGGAAGTAATGGGGGAAGAAATCGATTCCCGCACATTGGCAGGCGTCTACGATGAAATCCATAACATGTTGATGGTTGAAGAAGATAATAAAGAGGATGGGGACGCAATCCCTTTATTGGATACGAAAGAAGTTGAACGTGTGCTCAAAGCGGGCGGCGTTAAAGAAGTTAGCACGGAAAAGGTGGAGCGGGCATTCCAAAAAATACTGGAAGACAAGACGTATGAGATGAATGCAAATGATGTCGTTCCGAGTTTCACGTCTAAATCTATTAAAATTAGCACGAAAGTGGCGGATATCTCCATCAATCCGGCCGACTTGCGATACGTCCGGCAAGTAACGGTTGACGGAAGACTGTGTTTGCTCATTGAAGTGGAAGAAGATGCAATGGTTGAAGGTTTTAAGTTGATTTCAGAGGAATTATTAAAGTGA
- a CDS encoding DUF3889 domain-containing protein, whose amino-acid sequence MKLFVAIGLLFANPLTTITPSTVAMDKEIPAYAKWSRLALKETTKKYPNAKIIDYLYMGTVPQDDKMIATFQLWLKENSKEFGVRVKVTYDTVSQQYVNVEFEEFARPV is encoded by the coding sequence ATGAAATTGTTTGTAGCCATCGGTCTGCTGTTTGCTAATCCTTTAACGACCATTACCCCGAGCACAGTTGCAATGGATAAGGAAATACCTGCTTATGCAAAATGGTCCAGACTTGCCTTGAAAGAAACAACAAAAAAATACCCCAATGCAAAAATCATCGATTACCTTTATATGGGTACGGTTCCCCAAGACGATAAAATGATTGCGACTTTTCAACTTTGGCTGAAAGAAAATAGCAAGGAGTTCGGTGTTAGAGTTAAGGTGACCTATGACACGGTCTCCCAACAGTATGTCAATGTGGAATTTGAGGAGTTTGCACGTCCTGTATAG